A DNA window from Halomicrobium mukohataei DSM 12286 contains the following coding sequences:
- a CDS encoding histidine kinase N-terminal 7TM domain-containing protein: MIAGSWIVVASLASGAGTLLLIWRLWRYREKPGATWFLLSLVCQALWSVSYAVSLLVFDETIRLALEVLGWALLAGIAVYFLAFALAYTGRDHVVETPWYRALLTLPAVAVVLLGTNPWHGLVWDDFSVVAVAGLAGTAYELELWAVAVATGGVLIALLGSLVLFDTVVSYGRLYRREAIAVGVSTVPPLSAVVLWLYGVGPVPELNFATVLFLPHIALDAYAFVRSDMFEFHPATRREGERAAIEDLGNPVVVVDEHDRIVTLNAAAEAVLSVEKARALTEPLAAFLTDETFAGPDTTDRVTIETGNRRRTYSLATTPLTGSGDRLGSTIVLQDITEEIEREQRLQVLNRVVRHNLRNDMTVVRGFAEAANEATDDAEVSELLDTVEGKADDLVDLGEKARAIEGILGADRRATTVELSALLADAVDEVDADVPIAVDAPDTAVTIDADTLRVLCVALVENAVEHGSTSPESETPRDAVEHGPTSPDSPTPRDAVEHGPTSPDSPTRQDAVEHGSTSQDGRYPDGTDATAPVRVTATAHDGGIEIAVADDGPGIPDHELDVLAAGEETDLEHSTGLGLWLASWATRRLGGDLDFAVDDGTTARLWLPVEEAREQSAA, encoded by the coding sequence ATGATCGCCGGCAGCTGGATCGTCGTCGCGTCGCTGGCCTCGGGTGCCGGAACGCTGTTGCTGATCTGGCGGCTCTGGCGCTACCGCGAGAAGCCGGGCGCGACGTGGTTCCTGCTGTCACTGGTCTGCCAGGCGCTGTGGAGCGTGAGCTACGCCGTCTCGCTGCTGGTGTTCGACGAGACGATCCGGCTGGCCCTGGAGGTGCTCGGCTGGGCGTTGCTGGCCGGAATCGCGGTGTACTTTCTCGCGTTCGCGCTGGCCTACACCGGGCGCGACCACGTCGTCGAGACGCCGTGGTATCGGGCGCTGCTGACGCTGCCGGCCGTCGCCGTCGTCCTGCTGGGCACGAACCCGTGGCACGGGCTCGTCTGGGACGACTTCTCCGTCGTGGCGGTGGCGGGACTGGCGGGAACGGCCTACGAGCTGGAGCTGTGGGCAGTGGCGGTGGCCACCGGCGGCGTGCTGATCGCGCTACTGGGCAGTCTGGTGCTGTTCGACACCGTCGTCAGCTACGGGCGACTGTACCGCCGAGAGGCGATCGCCGTCGGCGTGAGCACGGTCCCGCCGCTGTCGGCGGTCGTCCTCTGGCTCTACGGCGTCGGCCCGGTCCCCGAGCTGAACTTCGCGACAGTGCTTTTCCTGCCCCACATCGCGCTCGACGCCTACGCGTTCGTCCGCAGCGACATGTTCGAGTTCCACCCGGCGACCCGACGGGAGGGCGAGCGTGCCGCCATCGAGGACCTCGGGAACCCCGTCGTCGTCGTCGACGAGCACGACCGGATCGTGACGCTCAACGCCGCTGCCGAGGCGGTCCTGAGCGTCGAGAAGGCGCGGGCACTGACCGAGCCACTGGCCGCGTTCCTGACCGACGAGACGTTTGCGGGCCCCGACACGACCGATCGCGTGACGATCGAGACGGGGAACCGCCGACGGACCTACAGCCTCGCGACGACCCCGCTGACCGGCAGCGGTGATCGGCTCGGCTCGACGATCGTCCTGCAGGACATCACCGAAGAGATCGAGCGCGAGCAGCGCCTGCAGGTGCTCAACCGCGTCGTCCGGCACAATCTCCGCAACGACATGACGGTCGTCCGCGGGTTCGCCGAGGCCGCGAACGAGGCGACCGACGACGCGGAGGTCTCGGAGCTGCTCGACACCGTCGAGGGGAAGGCCGACGACCTCGTCGATCTGGGCGAGAAGGCGCGCGCCATCGAAGGCATTCTCGGCGCGGATCGACGGGCGACCACCGTCGAGCTATCGGCGCTGCTGGCCGACGCCGTCGACGAGGTCGACGCCGACGTACCCATCGCGGTCGACGCCCCCGACACGGCCGTGACGATCGACGCCGACACGCTCCGGGTGCTGTGTGTCGCGCTCGTGGAGAACGCCGTGGAGCATGGCTCCACGAGCCCCGAGTCCGAAACTCCTCGGGACGCCGTGGAACACGGTCCCACGAGCCCTGACTCGCCTACTCCTCGGGACGCCGTGGAACACGGTCCCACGAGCCCTGACTCGCCTACTCGTCAGGACGCCGTGGAGCATGGCTCCACGAGCCAAGACGGTCGGTACCCCGATGGGACCGACGCGACCGCGCCCGTCCGGGTCACCGCAACGGCGCACGACGGCGGCATCGAGATCGCCGTCGCCGACGACGGGCCGGGAATCCCCGACCACGAACTCGACGTGCTGGCAGCCGGCGAGGAGACCGATCTGGAACACTCCACCGGACTGGGGCTGTGGCTCGCCTCGTGGGCGACCCGGCGGCTGGGCGGAGATCTCGACTTCGCGGTCGACGACGGCACGACCGCGCGGCTGTGGCTCCCGGTCGAAGAAGCCCGCGAGCAGTCGGCCGCCTAA
- the hisH gene encoding imidazole glycerol phosphate synthase subunit HisH — MATKQTAAEVVVVDYGLGNLRSVTRGLERAGADVLLSEDPAEFAAADGIVLPGVGAFSEGMDNAGPFREALVEEAEAGTPLFGICLGMQMLLTTSEEADHEGQGDAEGLDLIPGKNVRFRSDQTVPHMGWNELDVQRDHPLVEGVDSVGSELPRADGPAKGGSVDGEYAYFVHSYYAAPDDDAAVVATTDYGTDFASIVANEAGNVFGTQFHPEKSGETGLRILRNFVDICAE, encoded by the coding sequence ATGGCCACGAAACAGACCGCCGCCGAGGTGGTCGTCGTCGACTACGGGCTGGGGAACCTCCGGAGTGTCACCCGCGGGCTCGAACGGGCCGGTGCGGACGTGCTCCTCTCGGAGGACCCCGCCGAGTTCGCCGCGGCCGACGGCATCGTTCTGCCGGGCGTCGGCGCGTTCAGCGAAGGGATGGACAACGCCGGTCCGTTCCGCGAGGCACTGGTCGAGGAAGCCGAGGCCGGGACGCCGCTCTTTGGCATCTGTCTCGGGATGCAGATGCTCCTGACGACGAGCGAGGAGGCGGACCACGAGGGCCAGGGCGACGCCGAGGGGCTCGACCTGATCCCCGGGAAGAACGTCCGCTTTCGGAGCGACCAGACCGTCCCGCACATGGGCTGGAACGAGCTGGACGTCCAGCGCGACCACCCGCTCGTCGAGGGCGTCGACAGTGTGGGATCGGAGCTGCCACGAGCAGACGGACCCGCGAAGGGCGGGTCCGTCGACGGCGAGTACGCTTACTTCGTACACTCGTACTACGCCGCGCCGGACGACGATGCCGCCGTCGTCGCGACGACCGACTACGGCACCGACTTCGCCAGCATCGTCGCCAACGAGGCCGGCAACGTCTTTGGCACCCAGTTCCACCCCGAAAAGTCGGGGGAGACGGGCCTCCGGATTCTGCGGAACTTCGTCGACATCTGCGCGGAGTGA
- a CDS encoding phosphatase PAP2 family protein, with protein sequence MRAIGVTEWLGETLSSAAVPFALVTQLGDLWFLTVVVGLLYWLGRSTPRIGAGVDRERTATVVALLFGTVALLTTLKPLFGLARPPDAGVAPQAALVPAALEGVYAWLATGDGFGFPSGHALGTTVVFGGLAWAVRAGPLRRRVALAAGLVALVSLSRLALGVHYLVDVLAGAGLGLAYLLVVVGVLGTPRRAFGLATAVAVVGLPIVGPHPELVATVGLCVGGTAAWLVAGDRLLALSDTRRSGVLATLLGLAVAGPALAVTGLLASSVPLALAGGLVGGVVIVAAPLSGHGLTKKSA encoded by the coding sequence GTGCGCGCGATCGGCGTCACCGAGTGGCTCGGGGAGACTCTCAGTTCTGCGGCCGTTCCCTTCGCCCTGGTGACCCAGCTCGGTGACCTCTGGTTTCTCACAGTCGTCGTAGGGCTGCTCTACTGGCTCGGTCGGTCCACGCCCCGGATCGGCGCGGGCGTCGACCGCGAGCGGACGGCGACGGTCGTGGCGCTCCTGTTCGGGACTGTCGCGTTGCTCACGACGCTCAAGCCGCTGTTCGGCCTGGCCCGGCCGCCGGACGCGGGCGTGGCTCCGCAGGCCGCTCTCGTTCCGGCGGCTCTGGAGGGGGTGTACGCGTGGCTCGCGACCGGCGACGGCTTCGGCTTCCCCAGCGGCCACGCGCTGGGGACGACTGTCGTCTTCGGCGGGCTCGCGTGGGCCGTCCGCGCCGGCCCCCTCCGGCGACGCGTCGCGCTCGCCGCCGGTCTCGTCGCGCTCGTCTCCCTCTCTCGGCTCGCACTCGGTGTCCACTACCTCGTCGACGTGCTCGCCGGGGCGGGGCTGGGCCTCGCGTATCTCCTCGTCGTAGTTGGCGTCCTGGGGACGCCACGGCGGGCCTTCGGCCTCGCGACGGCAGTGGCGGTGGTCGGTCTCCCGATCGTGGGTCCCCACCCGGAACTGGTCGCCACCGTCGGGCTGTGTGTCGGCGGGACGGCGGCCTGGCTGGTCGCTGGCGATCGCCTCCTGGCGCTTTCGGACACCCGCCGCAGCGGTGTCCTCGCCACGCTCCTCGGACTGGCGGTCGCGGGGCCGGCGCTCGCGGTGACCGGCCTGCTGGCCTCGTCGGTCCCGCTCGCGCTGGCGGGCGGACTGGTCGGTGGCGTCGTCATCGTGGCGGCACCGCTTTCAGGTCACGGCCTCACAAAAAAGAGCGCGTAG
- the lrp gene encoding HTH-type transcriptional regulator Lrp, with the protein MTYENLDRKLVNELLGDGRASLRSLAEDLDVSVTTVSNHLSDLEEQGIIQGYTPKVDYDELGYDVTAIVQLKVEGSSLPEVTESLREHKQMISVYEVTGDYDIIAVGKFSDTDGMNAQIKELLTDPEIKESNTSVVLNAASEHEQFDLELEE; encoded by the coding sequence ATGACGTACGAAAATTTGGACCGGAAGCTAGTGAATGAACTTCTGGGCGACGGACGAGCCAGCCTGCGGAGCCTCGCCGAGGACCTCGACGTCTCGGTCACCACCGTCTCCAACCACCTCTCCGATCTGGAAGAACAGGGGATCATCCAGGGGTACACGCCGAAAGTCGACTACGACGAACTGGGCTACGACGTGACCGCCATCGTCCAGCTCAAGGTCGAGGGCTCCTCGCTGCCGGAGGTCACGGAGTCGCTGCGCGAGCACAAACAGATGATCTCGGTCTACGAGGTTACCGGCGACTACGACATCATCGCCGTCGGGAAGTTCTCCGACACCGACGGCATGAACGCCCAGATCAAGGAGCTGCTGACCGACCCCGAGATCAAGGAGTCCAACACCAGCGTCGTGCTCAACGCCGCCAGCGAACACGAGCAGTTCGACCTCGAACTCGAAGAGTAA
- the glnA gene encoding type I glutamate--ammonia ligase → MTSELSADAQDVLEEIEEKNVDFLRLQFTDILGTIKNVSVPADQAEKAFTEGIYFDGSSINGFVRIQESDMRLDPDPETFSVLPWRNDGESAAARLICDVIDTSTGEPFAGDPRGVLKRAIQRAEEMGYTVNAAPEPEFFLFEEDEEGRATTKTNDAGGYFDLAPKDLASDVRRDIIFGLEEMGFDIEASHHEVAQGQHEINFTYDDALSTADNVATFRAVVRAIAAEHDLHATFMPKPIPKINGSGMHTHFSLFEDGENAFHDEDDEFDLSETAKQFTAGILEHAEAIAAVSNPTVNSYKRLVPGYEAPVYVAWSDRNRSALIRKPAARTPAASRIEARFPDPSCNPYLAFAALIHAGLDGIEKELDCDDPVRENIYEFDEAKREEYGITTLPSNLGEAVDALEADEVIQDALGQHVYENFVDAKTQEYDEFRVDVSDWELDRYLEKF, encoded by the coding sequence ATGACAAGCGAACTCTCGGCGGACGCACAAGACGTACTGGAAGAGATCGAAGAGAAGAACGTCGACTTCCTTCGTCTGCAGTTTACAGACATTCTGGGGACGATCAAGAACGTCTCCGTGCCGGCCGACCAGGCAGAGAAGGCCTTCACCGAGGGGATCTACTTCGACGGTTCCTCGATCAACGGCTTCGTCCGCATTCAGGAGTCGGACATGCGCCTGGACCCGGACCCGGAGACGTTCTCCGTGCTCCCGTGGCGCAACGACGGCGAGAGCGCCGCCGCGCGCCTCATCTGTGACGTCATCGACACCTCGACGGGCGAGCCCTTCGCCGGTGACCCGCGTGGCGTCCTCAAGCGCGCCATCCAGCGCGCCGAGGAGATGGGCTACACGGTCAACGCGGCTCCCGAGCCGGAGTTCTTCCTGTTCGAGGAAGACGAGGAGGGTCGCGCGACGACCAAGACCAACGACGCCGGTGGCTACTTCGACCTCGCGCCGAAGGACCTCGCCTCCGACGTGCGCCGTGACATCATCTTCGGCCTCGAAGAGATGGGCTTCGACATCGAGGCCTCCCACCACGAGGTCGCCCAGGGCCAGCACGAGATCAACTTCACTTACGACGACGCGCTGAGCACGGCCGACAACGTCGCCACCTTCCGCGCGGTCGTCCGCGCCATCGCGGCCGAACACGACCTGCACGCGACGTTCATGCCCAAGCCGATCCCGAAGATCAACGGCTCGGGGATGCACACGCACTTCTCGCTGTTCGAGGACGGCGAGAACGCGTTCCACGACGAGGACGACGAGTTCGACCTCTCGGAGACGGCAAAGCAGTTCACCGCCGGGATCCTCGAACACGCAGAGGCCATCGCCGCGGTGTCGAACCCGACCGTCAACTCCTACAAGCGACTGGTGCCGGGCTACGAGGCACCCGTCTACGTCGCCTGGTCCGACCGCAACCGCTCGGCACTGATCCGCAAGCCCGCGGCCCGCACGCCCGCAGCCAGCCGGATCGAGGCCCGCTTCCCCGACCCGTCCTGTAACCCGTATCTCGCCTTCGCGGCGCTCATCCACGCCGGACTGGACGGCATCGAGAAGGAACTGGACTGCGACGACCCCGTCCGCGAGAACATCTACGAGTTCGACGAGGCAAAGCGCGAGGAGTACGGCATCACCACGCTGCCGTCGAACCTCGGCGAGGCCGTCGACGCCCTCGAAGCGGACGAGGTCATTCAGGACGCGCTGGGCCAGCACGTCTACGAGAACTTCGTCGACGCCAAGACCCAGGAGTACGACGAGTTCCGCGTCGACGTCTCCGACTGGGAGCTCGACCGCTACCTCGAGAAGTTCTGA
- a CDS encoding tRNA (guanine(26)-N(2))-dimethyltransferase: MRVTEGQVTVEVPEQADAGKGENVFFNPVQELNRDLTIATLRAVREREPRAERYLDATAASGVRGVRAAADGWEATLCDVDPDAVALCERNLERNGLSGTVRHEDANVAMHSDPWDVVDIDPFGTPIPFADAAFQGTRDLVCVTATDTAPLCGAHFESGVRSYSAIPRNTEYHAEMGMRILLGAMVRTAARYDVAARPILSHATKHYARTYLELDHGATVANAAVDELGHVYHCQQCLYRSHEAGLHADAPDACPNCGQHLQTAGPLWLGGTCEPDFAAAVTEHLTEDMGTADRAAELLATLGAELPTPTHYDQHRLCKRWGVGAPAMDDFLDALRAAGHESSRTHYGGTTFKTAADVTEIRDATVDSS, encoded by the coding sequence ATGCGCGTCACAGAGGGGCAGGTCACCGTCGAGGTACCGGAGCAGGCCGACGCCGGCAAGGGCGAGAACGTCTTTTTCAACCCCGTTCAGGAGCTGAACCGCGACCTGACGATCGCCACGCTGCGGGCCGTCCGCGAGCGCGAGCCCCGCGCCGAGCGCTACCTCGACGCGACGGCGGCCAGTGGCGTCCGCGGCGTCCGGGCCGCCGCCGACGGCTGGGAGGCGACGCTGTGCGATGTCGATCCCGACGCGGTCGCCCTCTGTGAACGGAACCTCGAACGCAACGGTCTCTCGGGGACCGTCCGCCACGAGGACGCCAACGTGGCGATGCACAGCGACCCCTGGGACGTGGTCGACATCGACCCCTTCGGGACGCCGATCCCCTTCGCCGACGCGGCCTTTCAGGGGACCCGCGACCTCGTCTGCGTGACTGCGACCGACACCGCGCCGCTGTGTGGCGCACACTTCGAGAGCGGCGTCAGGAGCTACAGCGCGATCCCGCGCAACACCGAGTACCACGCCGAGATGGGGATGCGGATCCTGCTCGGTGCGATGGTCCGGACCGCCGCCCGCTACGACGTGGCCGCTCGTCCGATCCTCAGCCACGCGACCAAGCACTACGCCCGGACGTACCTCGAACTGGACCACGGCGCGACCGTGGCCAACGCCGCCGTCGACGAACTCGGCCACGTCTACCACTGCCAACAGTGTCTCTACCGGAGCCACGAGGCGGGGCTCCACGCCGACGCGCCCGACGCCTGCCCGAACTGCGGCCAGCACCTCCAGACTGCCGGCCCGCTCTGGCTGGGCGGGACCTGCGAGCCCGACTTCGCCGCGGCCGTGACGGAGCACCTCACCGAGGACATGGGGACGGCCGACCGGGCGGCCGAGCTGCTGGCGACGCTGGGCGCGGAACTCCCGACGCCGACCCACTACGACCAGCACCGCCTGTGCAAGCGCTGGGGCGTCGGCGCGCCCGCGATGGACGACTTTCTCGACGCGTTGCGGGCGGCCGGACACGAGTCCTCTCGGACCCACTACGGCGGCACGACGTTCAAGACCGCCGCCGACGTGACCGAGATCAGGGACGCGACGGTCGACTCGTCCTAG